A single region of the Ursus arctos isolate Adak ecotype North America unplaced genomic scaffold, UrsArc2.0 scaffold_10, whole genome shotgun sequence genome encodes:
- the LOC130543290 gene encoding translation initiation factor IF-2-like, whose protein sequence is MVLVLSGVLPDSEPAVPSAAPRGPGGQAQGAPSLGPGLASQLDLGRPASCTGAGRSRTGWTGREQEQTPVGTGSAPALRPDPVSRSPAHPVPRRAGSLRAPRDLAPAIWPSGGRQKFQARASAPGGRDAGRDFLPQGARSPRPGPRPGPGRRKQQGVVPARRPPASAPGARGPPRAGGGGGGHRDAEGGPRARA, encoded by the exons ATGGTGTTGGTGCTCTCAGGAGTTCTGCCTGATTCAGAGCCCGCAGTACCAAGCGCGGCGCCCCGGGGACCTGGAGGCCAGGCGCAGGGCGCGCCTTCCCTGGGGCCAGGCTTGGCCTCCCAGCTTGACCTCGGGCGGCCTGCCTCCTGCACGGGGGCAGGAAGGAGCCGGACAGGCTGGACCGGGAGAG AGCAGGAGCAAACACCCGTGGGGACTGGCTCGGCACCAGCGCTCCGCCCGGACCCGGTTAGCAGGTCTCCCGCCCACCCGGTCCCACGCCGCGCGGGCAGCCTCCGCGCTCCCCGCGACCTCGCGCCCGCCATCTGGCCTTCCGGAGGGAGACAGAAGTTTCAGGCGAGAGCGTCGGCGCCGGGGGGCCGGGACGCAGGCCGAGACTTCCTCCCGCAGGGCGCAAGGTCCCCGCGCCCcggccccaggccaggccccggGAGGCGGAAGCAACAGGGAGTCGTCCCCGCCCGCCGGCCTCCGGCCTCCGCCCCAGGGGCCCGCGGTCCTCCccgcgccgggggcggggggggggggcacagggacGCGGAGGGCGGGCCCCGCGCGCGCGCGTAG